The following are encoded in a window of Pseudomonas sp. JQ170C genomic DNA:
- a CDS encoding DUF2798 domain-containing protein — MTTQTRSRRKLGVRATPYVFAFYMSAIMALLMCFVITAANGGIDDHYLGNVLKAYQLAMPVAFACVLVVRPIVLKLVAWTVHPHH, encoded by the coding sequence ATGACCACACAGACCCGCAGCCGCCGCAAGCTTGGCGTTCGCGCCACCCCGTATGTGTTTGCCTTTTACATGTCAGCGATCATGGCCCTGCTGATGTGCTTCGTGATCACTGCCGCCAACGGCGGTATCGACGATCACTACCTGGGCAATGTGCTCAAGGCCTACCAACTGGCCATGCCGGTCGCCTTTGCCTGTGTGCTGGTGGTGCGCCCGATCGTGCTCAAGCTGGTCGCCTGGACCGTTCATCCGCACCACTGA
- a CDS encoding OmpP1/FadL family transporter, whose protein sequence is MKKVMLKTSLSLAVTLASTQLFASGFALNEQSVSGMGTGFAGRSSSADDASTVFGNPAGMSRLKREQVTVGAAAVIAKSDISGSGSFPGSNDGDMVPFVGVPMGYYVKPIDDHWTVGFGVYAPFGLMTEYEDEAQSRYWAKKSYVEVITFQPTVSYAFNDKVSIGFGPTFNRIKGELSSNILNPRSLGSNDGEVKIKGDDTAVGYNIGVLVQATDSTRLGLTYHSMVDYKLEGNTKVNSALIGPFSGSKFDAELKIKTPESVDFSVTHELDDQWTLYAGSTWTRWSRLEAITVNNEVPAPLAGQFGTISEEQNWHDTWAHAIGASYKLNKEWVLRTGFTVDQSPTNNHDRSPRIPTGDRSVFSLGAGYSPTEDMTIDLAYSYLWEEDTKVDLASPSKGAYKAKYENSAHGIGASLTYRF, encoded by the coding sequence ATGAAAAAAGTAATGCTCAAAACCTCTCTCAGCCTCGCCGTCACACTCGCCTCGACTCAACTGTTCGCCAGCGGCTTTGCCCTCAACGAACAAAGCGTCAGCGGCATGGGCACAGGTTTCGCGGGTCGTTCTTCTTCTGCCGATGATGCCAGCACCGTATTCGGCAACCCTGCCGGTATGTCGCGCCTCAAACGTGAACAAGTGACTGTCGGCGCCGCCGCCGTCATCGCCAAGTCCGACATCTCGGGCAGCGGCTCCTTCCCAGGCAGCAACGATGGCGACATGGTGCCTTTCGTTGGCGTGCCCATGGGCTACTACGTCAAGCCAATCGATGATCATTGGACCGTCGGTTTCGGCGTCTATGCCCCGTTCGGCCTGATGACCGAATACGAAGACGAAGCACAGAGCCGCTACTGGGCCAAGAAGAGCTACGTCGAAGTCATCACCTTCCAGCCTACTGTCAGCTACGCCTTCAACGACAAGGTCTCGATCGGTTTCGGCCCGACCTTCAACCGTATCAAGGGCGAACTGAGCTCGAACATCCTCAATCCACGTTCGCTGGGCTCCAACGACGGCGAAGTGAAGATCAAGGGTGACGACACCGCCGTCGGTTACAACATCGGCGTGCTGGTACAAGCGACCGACAGCACTCGCCTGGGCCTGACCTACCACTCGATGGTCGACTACAAGCTCGAGGGCAACACCAAGGTCAACTCGGCCCTGATCGGCCCGTTCAGCGGCAGCAAGTTCGACGCCGAACTGAAGATCAAAACCCCGGAATCGGTAGACTTCTCGGTTACCCACGAGCTGGATGACCAGTGGACCCTCTACGCGGGCAGCACCTGGACCCGTTGGAGCCGCCTGGAAGCGATCACCGTCAACAACGAAGTACCTGCTCCGCTGGCCGGCCAGTTCGGCACCATCAGCGAAGAGCAGAACTGGCACGACACCTGGGCCCACGCCATCGGTGCTTCGTACAAGCTGAACAAAGAGTGGGTACTGCGCACCGGCTTCACCGTTGACCAGTCGCCGACCAACAACCACGACCGCTCGCCACGCATCCCGACGGGCGACCGCAGTGTGTTCAGCCTGGGCGCCGGCTACAGCCCGACCGAAGACATGACCATCGACCTGGCCTACTCCTACCTGTGGGAAGAAGACACCAAGGTCGACCTGGCAAGCCCGAGCAAGGGTGCCTACAAGGCCAAGTACGAGAACAGCGCTCACGGTATCGGTGCTTCGCTCACCTACCGCTTCTGA
- a CDS encoding glutathione peroxidase → MRARWMLVPLFTLMAAASAQAADCPALLKGSLPELRGKEQIDLCQRFAGKPLVVVNTASYCGFAPQFEGLEGVYKTYHEQGLEMLGVPSNDFKQEDADAEKTAKVCYANYGVTFTMTKAQPVRGKDATPLFKALAEQSVAPKWNFYKYVVDRQGKVIANFSSLTRPDDPEFTAAIEKAIASQP, encoded by the coding sequence ATGCGCGCACGCTGGATGTTGGTTCCACTGTTCACTCTGATGGCCGCAGCCTCTGCGCAGGCCGCCGACTGCCCGGCGCTGCTCAAGGGCAGCCTGCCGGAGTTGCGTGGCAAGGAGCAGATCGACCTGTGCCAACGCTTTGCCGGCAAGCCGCTGGTGGTGGTCAATACGGCCAGCTACTGTGGTTTCGCCCCGCAGTTCGAGGGCCTGGAAGGGGTCTACAAGACCTACCACGAACAGGGCCTGGAAATGCTGGGCGTACCGTCCAACGACTTCAAGCAGGAGGACGCCGACGCCGAGAAGACCGCCAAGGTCTGCTATGCCAACTACGGCGTTACCTTCACCATGACCAAGGCCCAGCCGGTACGCGGCAAAGACGCTACGCCACTGTTCAAGGCGCTGGCCGAGCAGAGCGTTGCGCCGAAGTGGAATTTCTACAAATACGTGGTCGATCGCCAGGGCAAGGTGATCGCCAACTTCTCAAGCCTGACCAGGCCGGATGATCCGGAGTTCACGGCCGCTATCGAGAAAGCCATCGCTTCGCAGCCGTGA
- a CDS encoding LysR family transcriptional regulator, translating to MNLLGSIKSFIKVVEAGSIAGGARSLGLSAAAVSQNIARLEAHLDVRLLSRTTRSMALTPSGTLYYEKVKHIERDLELAQLAVTTPECEPKGRLCIASSSAFGRHVLAPLIPAFSTRYPQLSIELITNDRRVNHVQEGVDVSIRIKPQLEDGLLARRIARVPFICCASNEYLAQAGWPAAPEQLAEHRCLVFRYPVDGRFLRWGFVRDGLRFDAEFGNVLISDDIDVLTQMAVNHGGIARLAEFVARPFIERGQLVPLFEYSQPTRPYAHTEPMDIYLCVADRFAMTPKVRVFMDYLQSNLAQSWPCEQA from the coding sequence ATGAATCTGCTGGGCTCGATCAAGAGTTTCATCAAGGTGGTGGAAGCCGGCAGCATTGCCGGTGGTGCCCGGAGCCTGGGCTTGAGCGCGGCCGCCGTGAGCCAGAATATCGCCCGCCTGGAAGCGCACCTGGATGTCCGGCTACTGTCGCGCACCACGCGCAGCATGGCGCTTACCCCCAGTGGCACGCTCTATTACGAGAAGGTCAAGCATATCGAACGCGACCTTGAGCTGGCACAGCTGGCGGTGACCACGCCTGAGTGCGAACCCAAGGGCCGCTTGTGCATCGCTTCGTCGTCGGCCTTCGGGCGCCATGTACTGGCCCCGCTGATTCCTGCTTTCAGCACCCGCTATCCGCAGCTTTCGATTGAGCTGATTACGAATGATCGGCGGGTCAATCATGTCCAGGAAGGCGTGGACGTCAGTATTCGTATCAAGCCCCAGCTTGAAGACGGGCTGCTGGCACGGCGGATCGCCCGGGTGCCCTTCATTTGTTGCGCCTCGAACGAATACCTCGCCCAAGCGGGATGGCCCGCGGCGCCCGAGCAACTGGCGGAACATCGCTGCCTGGTGTTCCGCTACCCGGTCGACGGACGTTTCTTGCGCTGGGGCTTTGTTCGCGATGGCCTGCGCTTTGATGCCGAGTTTGGCAATGTGCTGATCAGTGACGACATCGACGTGCTGACCCAGATGGCGGTCAACCATGGCGGTATCGCACGCCTGGCCGAGTTCGTCGCGCGTCCCTTCATCGAGCGCGGGCAGTTGGTGCCGCTGTTTGAATACTCCCAGCCGACGCGACCCTATGCGCATACCGAACCGATGGACATCTACCTGTGCGTGGCCGACCGCTTTGCCATGACCCCCAAGGTGCGGGTGTTCATGGACTATCTGCAGAGCAATCTTGCGCAAAGCTGGCCGTGTGAGCAGGCATGA